A part of Amblyraja radiata isolate CabotCenter1 chromosome 35, sAmbRad1.1.pri, whole genome shotgun sequence genomic DNA contains:
- the LOC116991850 gene encoding zona pellucida sperm-binding protein 3-like, translating into MVVFEMKGLSLLLLLLLGVVGAADVWRQFEGQPFPWRKVKSTVEPLASAAVLQVVPSVSPLRTVVAQCGERNLLVLVRMDLFGTKHLVNVADLTLGPGGCRPTDDSPQNQTALFNYGLHECGTKLQVVGDFLVYATYLNYTPKSHGATIVRTNGAVVPIQCHYFRKGNVSSDPIKPTWIPFSSTKSAEGHLSFFLRLMNDDWLTERTSATYYLGELIHIEASVSMTNHMPLKLYIDRCVATLSPDRDSIPSYNIIDYNGCLLDSAAEDSFSTFTLPGGEREREPDKLRFDLDAFRFFGDDRSLIFITCLLKVTTVERSDSRSKACTFQKIHSIWTSLEESSDDVCACCRKGNCTVTTQDLVAPRFRRDIEALTGSQSPHSQ; encoded by the exons ATGGTGGTCTTTGAGATGAAGGGTCTGAGTttattgctgttgctgctactTGGGGTAGTTGGTGCTGCGGATGTGTGGCGTCAATTTGAAGGGCAGCCATTTCCATGGAGGAAGGTGAAATCTACAGTTGAACCATTGGCATCGGCTGCGGTATTGCAGGTGGTGCCTAGTGTGTCTCCTTTGCGTACAGTGGTGGCGCAGTGTGGGGAGCGCAATCTGCTGGTCTTGGTGCGTATGGATTTATTTGGAACGAAGCACCTGGTTAACGTTGCGGACCTAACACTGGGGCCGGGAGGGTGCCGGCCAACAGACGACTCTCCTCAAAACCAGACCGCTTTGTTTAATTATGGACTCCACGAATGCGGGACTAAACTGCAG GTGGTTGGAGATTTTCTCGTCTACGCCACCTACCTGAACTACACCCCGAAGTCTCATGGAGCGACCATTGTACGAACCAATGGAGCAGTTGTCCCCATTCAGTGCCATTATTTCAG GAAAGGTAACGTGAGCAGTGACCCGATCAAACCCACCTGGATCCCGTTCAGCTCCACCAAGTCTGCAGAGGGGCATCTGTCATTCTTCCTGCGTCTAATGAATG ATGACTGGCTGACAGAGCGCACCTCAGCCACCTACTACCTCGGTGAGCTCATCCACATCGAAGCTTCAGTTTCAATGACTAACCACATGCCCCTGAAACTTTACATTGACCGCTGTGTGGCCACATTGAGCCCGGACAGGGACTCCATCCCGAGTTACAACATCATAGACTACAATGG TTGCCTCTTAGACAGCGCAGCCGAGGACTCCTTTTCCACCTTCACGTTACCAGGAGGTGAACGTGAACGCGAGCCGGATAAGCTCCGGTTTGACCTGGACGCCTTCCGCTTCTTTGGCGATGACCGTTCCTTG ATTTTCATCACTTGTCTGTTGAAAGTCACCACGGTGGAACGCAGCGATTCCCGGAGCAAAGCCTGCACTTTCCAGAAGATACATTCCAT CTGGACCTCGCTGGAAGAATCTAGCGACGATGTCTGCGCCTGTTGTCGGAAGGGCAACTGTACTGTTACAACGCAGGATCTGGTTGCTCCCAGATTCCGGAGAGACATTGAGGCGTTAACGG GTTCCCAGTCTCCACACTCGCAGTAG
- the LOC116991849 gene encoding zona pellucida sperm-binding protein 3-like translates to MYLFESQSLGLLVALIGVVCCSDAWQQFRGQRVPWRTAEPKDESQFRALGVQSLSPLRSVMVECGEENLLVEVHLDLFGTRHLVQAADLTLGTANCRLTGIYQWNSTAVFNYGLHECGTKLQRVGDYLIYTTHLNYTLEARGAITVRTNGAIVPILCRYFSKGNMSSDPIQPTWIPFSSTKSGEGRLSFSLRLMNDDWLTERTSATYYLGELVHIEASVSMTNHMPLKLYIDRCVATLSPDKDSIPSYDIIDYNGCLLDSAAEHSYSAFALPGAEREPDKLRFDLDAFRFFGDDERSLVFITCLLKVAAVERSDSMNKACTFHKEQKIWTPLEEASADVCACCRVGDCATRGALFATGGRRDIVPEAENDVGVKREGEASLGPLLILDPDVSGLATESLNETEGRAMRKSSGGLESEVMLAVALIVTTASLVSAVLIILFLFRKNKQTLSTSI, encoded by the exons ATGTATTTGTTTGAAAGTCAGAGTTTGGGGCTGCTGGTTGCATTAATTGGAGTCGTTTGTTGCTCTGATGCTTGGCAACAGTTCAGAGGGCAGCGCGTTCCATGGAGGACAGCGGAACCCAAGGATGAATCACAGTTCCGAGCGCTTGGCGTGCAAAGCCTTTCCCCCTTGCGGTCTGTGATGGTGGAGTGTGGGGAAGAGAACTTGTTGGTTGAGGTTCACTTGGATTTATTTGGAACTCGGCATCTGGTTCAAGCTGCGGATTTAACATTGGGAACAGCAAATTGCCGGCTAACGGGGATTTACCAATGGAACTCGACTGCTGTCTTTAACTACGGTCTGCATGAGTGTGGCACCAAATTACAG AGGGTCGGAGATTATCTTATTTACACAACCCATCTGAACTACACCCTCGAGGCTCGCGGGGCGATCACAGTGCGAACTAATGGAGCAATTGTTCCTATCCTGTGCCGTTATTTCAG TAAAGGCAACATGAGCAGTGACCCGATCCAACCCACCTGGATCCCGTTCAGCTCCACCAAGTCAGGAGAGGGGCGTCTGTCATTCTCCCTGCGTCTAATGAATG ATGACTGGCTAACAGAGCGCACCTCAGCCACCTACTACCTCGGTGAGCTCGTCCACATCGAAGCTTCAGTTTCAATGACTAACCACATGCCCCTGAAACTTTACATTGACCGCTGTGTGGCCACGTTGAGCCCGGACAAGGACTCCATCCCGAGTTACGACATAATTGACTACAATGG TTGCCTCTTAGACAGCGCAGCCGAACACTCCTATTCTGCCTTCGCGTTGCCAGGAGCTGAACGCGAGCCGGACAAGCTCCGGTTTGACCTGGACGCTTTCCGCTTCTTTGGGGATGACGAGCGTTCCTTG GTTTTCATCACCTGCCTCTTGAAGGTTGCTGCAGTTGAGCGAAGTGATTCTATGAACAAAGCGTGTACTTTCCACAAAGAGCAGAAGAT TTGGACTCCATTAGAAGAAGCGAGCGCTGATGTTTGTGCATGTTGTCGTGTGGGTGACTGCGCCACAAGGGGCGCTCTGTTTGCTACTGGAGGACGGAGGGACATTGTACCCGAGGCTG AGAATGATGTTGGCGTGAAACGGGAGGGCGAGGCGTCGCTGGGACCCCTGCTCATTCTGGACCCTGATGTGAGCGGCCTGGCAACAGAGTCGCTGAATGAGACTGAGGGGCGCGCAATGAGGAAATCGAGCGGGG GTCTGGAGTCGGAGGTGATGCTCGCCGTGGCTCTGATAGTGACGACTGCCTCTCTAGTCTCTGCTGTTCTGATCATCCTGTTCCTGTTCAGGAAAAACAAGCAAACTCTGTCAACTTCAATTTAG